One window of the Acinetobacter equi genome contains the following:
- a CDS encoding bestrophin family protein, whose protein sequence is MIVREQPSVFKILFSWSGTILPKVLPPLGFVVLLSTVVGGLAHAGHFNFPELPLVGFTLIGVVLSIFLGFKNSACYDRWWEARKLWGMLIANARHFDRDCRMLSQGRRERVIQHVIVFANVLRDRLRQQTANPTELIATSGMSPQALSQLYQQVNAPQYTLSLIQWELMQALKEGEISDIIYTQMNNHVTELSLVQTGCDRIATTPLPFAYSVLLNRTVYFFCFMLPFSLGSTLGLATPLLVGILAYTFLGLDALSSEIEEPFGTQSNDLPLDAMVRTIEIELLGTLGKQTPPPIQAHNNNLL, encoded by the coding sequence ATGATTGTTCGCGAACAACCTAGCGTATTTAAAATACTCTTCTCATGGAGTGGAACCATTTTACCCAAAGTGCTTCCACCCCTAGGTTTTGTTGTACTTTTATCTACGGTCGTAGGCGGGCTTGCTCATGCCGGACATTTTAATTTTCCAGAATTACCTTTGGTTGGTTTTACCCTTATTGGGGTTGTTCTTTCTATTTTCTTAGGCTTTAAAAACTCAGCATGTTATGACCGTTGGTGGGAAGCACGTAAACTTTGGGGGATGCTGATTGCCAATGCACGTCATTTTGATCGTGATTGTCGTATGCTCAGTCAAGGGCGACGTGAACGTGTTATTCAACATGTTATTGTCTTTGCCAATGTGCTTCGTGATCGTTTAAGACAGCAAACTGCCAATCCAACCGAACTTATTGCAACAAGTGGTATGAGCCCACAAGCACTTTCTCAACTTTATCAGCAGGTCAATGCGCCACAATATACCTTAAGTTTAATTCAGTGGGAGCTTATGCAAGCACTCAAAGAAGGTGAAATTTCAGATATTATTTATACGCAAATGAATAATCATGTGACTGAACTTAGCCTTGTACAAACAGGTTGTGATCGTATCGCGACAACACCTTTGCCTTTTGCTTATTCAGTTCTGCTCAATCGTACTGTATATTTTTTCTGTTTTATGCTGCCATTTAGCTTAGGGTCTACCTTAGGTTTAGCGACTCCATTATTGGTCGGTATTTTGGCTTATACATTCTTAGGTTTAGATGCACTTAGCTCTGAAATTGAAGAACCTTTTGGTACACAAAGTAATGATCTTCCTTTAGATGCAATGGTTCGTACAATTGAAATTGAATTATTAGGCACACTAGGAAAACAAACCCCGCCACCTATTCAGGCACACAATAATAATTTACTTTAA
- the radC gene encoding RadC family protein has product MIISIKNWPENERPRERLLQFGASNLSDAELIAIFLRSGSQQHSAVELARILIQHFGQLMTLLDAPYEDFKKFHGIGPTKYAQIMAVKELGKRYISEHLKQEKLELSNSTLLLDYLKFELLGETHETFAVLCLDANLRKLHFKKLFFGSLNSCEISINTLLRYCIIEQATFIVIAHNHPLGLPIPSTADIALTEKIQQACQLVDIELIDHCIITSEGCLSFAEQSLLKNNL; this is encoded by the coding sequence ATGATCATTTCTATAAAAAACTGGCCTGAAAATGAAAGACCGCGTGAACGTCTTCTACAATTTGGTGCTTCTAACTTATCCGATGCTGAATTGATTGCCATTTTTCTGCGTTCAGGCTCACAACAACATTCAGCTGTTGAACTGGCTCGTATATTGATTCAACATTTTGGACAGCTCATGACGTTACTTGATGCCCCATATGAAGATTTTAAAAAATTTCACGGTATTGGACCTACAAAATATGCCCAAATTATGGCAGTTAAAGAATTAGGAAAACGTTATATCTCTGAACATTTAAAACAAGAAAAACTAGAACTATCCAATTCAACATTACTTTTAGATTATTTAAAATTTGAATTACTTGGAGAAACGCATGAAACTTTTGCTGTACTTTGCTTAGATGCAAATTTAAGAAAATTGCATTTTAAAAAGCTATTTTTTGGATCTTTAAATTCCTGTGAAATTTCTATTAATACATTACTTAGATACTGCATTATAGAACAAGCCACTTTTATTGTTATTGCACATAACCATCCTCTAGGTCTACCTATACCATCAACCGCTGATATTGCATTAACAGAAAAAATTCAACAGGCTTGTCAGCTTGTAGATATTGAATTAATTGATCACTGCATCATCACTTCAGAGGGATGTCTTTCATTTGCTGAACAATCTCTCCTAAAAAACAATTTATAA
- the coaBC gene encoding bifunctional phosphopantothenoylcysteine decarboxylase/phosphopantothenate--cysteine ligase CoaBC, producing MSFDLSVIPNKNIVLAVTGGIAAYKSAILVRRLKDAGFNIRVVMTQGALAFITPLTFQALSGNPVHTELLNPEAEAGMGHIELARWADLLLVAPATCDTLAKFATGLADDLLSTLYLATKAPVWVVPAMNQQMWAAKATQRNLATLVDDGVHVIMPDSGSQACGDVGLGRMPEPEAIAYQVKAYFHQAQRAIAEKFGLLAGKRVAITAGPTREAIDPVRYISNHSTGKMGFALAAACYAAGAKVTLIAGPVSLDTPNGVRRVNVQSALQMLDQSLAQLQEGCDIFIATAAVADYRVAEVAEHKIKKSGDELAVNLVKNPDIVATIAQQEKRPFMVGFAAETRQVEEYAAGKLVAKKLDMIACNDVSRADIGFASDQNAMTVFFADQYQLDKRDLEKASKQEISQQLVEAIHDALHFNSLKKDEL from the coding sequence GTGAGTTTTGATTTAAGTGTAATTCCTAATAAAAATATTGTGTTGGCTGTAACAGGTGGTATTGCTGCTTATAAAAGTGCAATTCTGGTACGTCGTTTAAAAGATGCAGGATTTAATATTCGTGTTGTTATGACTCAAGGTGCATTGGCATTTATTACGCCTTTAACCTTTCAAGCACTTTCGGGAAATCCAGTACATACTGAATTACTTAATCCTGAAGCTGAAGCAGGAATGGGGCATATTGAATTAGCACGATGGGCCGATCTTTTATTGGTTGCACCTGCAACATGTGACACCTTAGCAAAATTTGCAACAGGGTTAGCAGATGATTTGTTATCTACATTATATTTAGCAACAAAAGCACCTGTTTGGGTGGTGCCTGCTATGAATCAGCAGATGTGGGCGGCAAAAGCAACACAGCGTAATTTGGCGACATTGGTAGATGATGGCGTACATGTCATTATGCCTGATTCAGGTTCACAAGCATGTGGTGATGTTGGTTTAGGTCGTATGCCTGAGCCTGAAGCAATTGCGTATCAAGTCAAAGCATATTTCCATCAAGCACAACGTGCTATTGCTGAAAAATTTGGTTTGCTGGCAGGTAAACGCGTAGCGATTACTGCGGGTCCAACAAGAGAAGCAATTGATCCTGTACGCTATATTTCAAACCATAGTACAGGAAAAATGGGCTTTGCCTTAGCCGCTGCATGTTATGCGGCAGGTGCAAAAGTAACGCTCATAGCAGGTCCTGTGAGTTTAGATACACCAAATGGCGTACGCCGTGTAAATGTACAGTCAGCATTACAAATGCTAGATCAAAGTTTGGCGCAGTTACAAGAAGGATGCGATATTTTTATTGCAACAGCTGCTGTGGCAGATTATCGAGTTGCGGAAGTTGCTGAGCATAAAATTAAAAAATCAGGTGATGAGCTTGCTGTAAATTTGGTGAAAAATCCAGATATTGTGGCAACGATTGCACAGCAAGAAAAACGGCCATTTATGGTGGGGTTTGCTGCTGAAACACGTCAGGTTGAAGAGTATGCGGCAGGCAAATTGGTTGCTAAAAAACTAGATATGATTGCATGTAATGATGTTTCACGTGCAGATATTGGTTTTGCATCAGATCAAAATGCTATGACTGTTTTCTTCGCAGATCAATATCAACTAGATAAACGTGATTTGGAAAAAGCATCAAAACAAGAAATTTCTCAACAACTTGTTGAAGCAATTCATGATGCATTACATTTTAATTCATTGAAAAAAGATGAATTGTAA